One stretch of Eggerthella lenta DSM 2243 DNA includes these proteins:
- a CDS encoding sodium-dependent transporter, producing the protein MSNGKGVGAANEAGAGVAKRERFGSRLGFILISAGCAIGLGNVWRFPYITGEYGGAAFVLMYLVFLVILGLPVMVMEFAVGRASQKSSAVAFDTLQPSRKWHWFSWWGYIGCMVLMMFYTTVGGWMLSFVVKMGTGAFNGLDSAGVGAVFNDMLANPTELVGWMLVVIVLGFLVCSLGLQKGVERITKVMMICLLAIMAVLVVRAVTLPGGLEGLKFYLVPDFGKLFAGATTVEQWATFGDAVYVAMGQAFFTLSLGISAMEIFGSYIGKERSLTGEALRICGLDTAVALVAGLIIFPACFAFAVEPGSGPGLVFVTLPSVFNQMPLGQLWGALFFVFMSFAALSTIIAVFENLISWSMDKWNWTRKTAVARTAIIVTVLSLPCALGFNVLAGVQVPAIGDIQSIEDFIVSNNLLPLGSLFYVLFCVTKGGWGWDNFLAEADTGKGMRFPAWSRVWLKFGIPALIIIIFVMGYVPKFATWLGMA; encoded by the coding sequence ATGAGCAACGGCAAGGGGGTCGGCGCGGCGAACGAGGCCGGAGCGGGCGTCGCCAAGCGCGAACGGTTCGGCTCGCGTTTGGGCTTCATCTTGATTTCCGCGGGGTGCGCCATCGGTTTGGGCAACGTGTGGCGCTTCCCCTACATCACGGGCGAGTACGGCGGCGCGGCGTTTGTGCTGATGTACCTCGTGTTCCTCGTCATCCTGGGCCTGCCCGTCATGGTGATGGAGTTCGCCGTGGGCCGTGCCAGCCAGAAGAGCTCGGCGGTGGCGTTCGACACGCTGCAGCCGTCGCGCAAGTGGCACTGGTTTTCGTGGTGGGGCTACATCGGCTGCATGGTGCTCATGATGTTCTACACCACGGTGGGCGGCTGGATGCTGTCGTTCGTGGTGAAGATGGGCACGGGTGCGTTCAACGGCCTGGACAGCGCGGGCGTCGGCGCCGTGTTCAACGACATGCTGGCGAACCCCACCGAGCTGGTGGGTTGGATGCTCGTGGTCATCGTGCTGGGTTTCCTCGTGTGCAGCCTGGGGTTGCAGAAGGGCGTCGAGCGCATCACGAAGGTGATGATGATCTGCCTGCTGGCCATCATGGCCGTGCTCGTGGTGCGCGCGGTCACGCTGCCGGGCGGCCTGGAAGGCCTCAAGTTCTACCTCGTTCCCGACTTCGGCAAGCTGTTCGCGGGCGCGACGACGGTTGAGCAATGGGCCACGTTCGGCGACGCGGTGTACGTGGCCATGGGCCAAGCGTTCTTCACCCTGTCGCTGGGCATTTCGGCCATGGAAATCTTCGGCAGCTACATCGGCAAGGAGCGCTCGCTCACCGGCGAGGCGCTGCGCATCTGCGGTTTGGACACCGCGGTGGCGCTTGTGGCGGGTCTCATCATCTTCCCGGCGTGCTTCGCGTTCGCAGTGGAACCGGGCAGCGGTCCGGGACTCGTGTTCGTCACGCTGCCCAGCGTGTTCAACCAGATGCCGCTCGGGCAGCTGTGGGGCGCGCTGTTCTTCGTGTTCATGAGCTTCGCCGCGCTGTCCACCATCATCGCGGTGTTCGAGAACCTCATCAGCTGGTCGATGGACAAATGGAATTGGACGCGCAAGACGGCGGTCGCCCGCACGGCCATCATCGTGACGGTGCTCAGCCTGCCGTGCGCCCTTGGGTTCAACGTGCTGGCGGGCGTGCAGGTTCCGGCCATCGGCGACATCCAGTCCATCGAGGACTTCATCGTGTCGAACAACCTGCTGCCGCTGGGCAGCTTGTTCTACGTGCTGTTCTGCGTGACGAAGGGCGGCTGGGGCTGGGACAACTTCCTGGCCGAGGCCGACACGGGCAAGGGCATGCGGTTCCCGGCGTGGTCGCGCGTGTGGCTGAAGTTCGGCATCCCAGCGCTTATCATCATCATATTCGTCATGGGCTACGTGCCGAAGTTCGCCACGTGGCTGGGGATGGCGTAG
- a CDS encoding LuxR C-terminal-related transcriptional regulator has protein sequence MGNTDKQHGAGQLGSDRRYLVAVIGFTCLYAVCVSFFYSSWLVGRPGFAPTAFDNVLNPSILAASLLFSLLVRSKLPLGRTAYLAAGYAGFALALGGTFFAATTSLDPAVVTASAIAAGIGMGLVMPFYFETFARYSSRRIAIAFGIMSLGGMAANMLLGFAPDAASLATYTVLLGASALCLGFAHRAEADGSERRDPPSHARGALSKHDFLNVFLVSGVCTFALSIVYGILDTAATGTSASPAASILISQFGGIAAAAVFLAYFGTRSKPNPSMLFNVVFGILATGILFLPFLSNDYAVSLNILAAAGWKLVMLALFYLVVTTYAHCRTKLLVGISLAYALPRFGLFVGQNVAQLLGVGSTADFVRTTAVAFFLLYLILMVIWMVNSHERKRAESQARAADELLGRFAQEQESVRKLRCDALADDHGLTNREKDILYLLAQGRDLAFICETLFLSKNTVKSYQKTIYAKLDVHSKQEIIDLVHGKPDGPRR, from the coding sequence ATGGGGAACACCGACAAGCAGCATGGCGCAGGGCAGCTCGGTTCCGACCGACGCTACCTTGTCGCCGTCATAGGCTTCACGTGCCTGTACGCCGTGTGCGTGTCGTTCTTCTATTCCAGCTGGCTGGTCGGACGGCCGGGCTTTGCGCCCACGGCGTTCGACAACGTGCTGAACCCCTCCATCCTTGCCGCTTCGCTGCTGTTCTCGCTGCTCGTGCGTTCGAAACTGCCCCTCGGCCGCACGGCATACCTTGCGGCGGGCTACGCCGGGTTCGCGCTGGCGTTGGGCGGCACGTTCTTCGCCGCGACGACTTCGCTCGACCCTGCCGTCGTCACCGCTTCGGCGATAGCGGCCGGCATCGGCATGGGACTGGTCATGCCCTTCTACTTCGAGACGTTCGCACGCTACTCGTCGCGCCGCATCGCCATCGCGTTCGGCATCATGTCGCTGGGCGGCATGGCGGCGAACATGTTGCTGGGGTTCGCGCCCGACGCCGCTTCGCTGGCAACGTACACGGTGCTGCTCGGCGCCTCGGCGCTGTGCCTGGGCTTCGCGCACCGTGCGGAAGCCGATGGAAGCGAACGCCGCGATCCCCCGTCGCATGCCCGCGGCGCGCTCTCGAAGCACGATTTCCTCAACGTGTTCCTCGTATCGGGCGTGTGCACGTTCGCGCTGTCCATCGTGTACGGCATCCTCGATACCGCGGCAACGGGCACCAGCGCCTCGCCCGCCGCGTCGATCCTCATCTCCCAGTTCGGAGGCATCGCGGCGGCCGCAGTGTTCCTCGCGTACTTCGGAACCCGTTCGAAGCCGAACCCGTCCATGCTGTTCAACGTGGTGTTCGGCATCCTAGCTACCGGCATCCTGTTCCTGCCGTTTTTGTCGAACGACTACGCCGTGTCGCTGAACATCCTGGCAGCCGCCGGATGGAAGCTCGTCATGCTGGCGCTGTTCTACCTCGTGGTCACCACCTACGCGCACTGCCGCACGAAGCTGCTCGTGGGCATCTCGCTGGCGTACGCGCTGCCGCGCTTCGGCCTGTTCGTGGGGCAGAACGTGGCGCAGCTGCTGGGCGTGGGCAGCACGGCCGATTTCGTGCGCACCACGGCGGTGGCGTTCTTCTTGCTGTACCTCATCCTCATGGTCATCTGGATGGTGAACTCGCACGAGCGCAAGCGCGCCGAATCGCAGGCGCGCGCGGCGGACGAGCTGCTTGGGCGTTTCGCGCAGGAGCAGGAGAGCGTGCGCAAGCTGCGCTGCGACGCGCTGGCCGACGACCACGGGTTGACGAACCGCGAGAAGGACATCCTGTACCTGCTTGCCCAAGGGCGCGACCTCGCGTTCATCTGCGAGACGCTGTTTTTGTCGAAGAACACGGTGAAGAGCTACCAGAAGACCATCTACGCAAAGCTCGACGTGCACAGCAAGCAGGAGATCATCGACCTCGTGCATGGGAAGCCCGACGGACCTCGCCGTTAA
- a CDS encoding flavocytochrome c gives MGNIASNAAGVSRRSFITGAAAAGVLATLGLAGCAPQDKQTASAATSGADTKWDEECDVLVVGSGYTGLAAALEAKNAGADVKVIEKTARVGGNSALAAGDFAVCNSSVQKREGVQDSVEQYVDDMMVAGLYLNDKEKCRVIAEKSNETWEWTIEMGATWAKNDNDEYFLYPYGGHTVMRSIAQGDGGGANVTGPFAEKLKELGVEVETKRMLTELVKDANGRVIGAIVHDKPSGNDVESGTPVAIKANKAVVLTTGGFGRDLAFRQAQDPRLDDSVDCTNQEGATAESLRASVAAGAMAVHTDWIQLLPFMSPDEQGYGVAAFYTDGQASYAPTLDVATGKRIVNELTDRKRYADAILETGQPCVQITCKKALYDGGSGLEGALKAGITTEFSSIEEAAEHYGMPVDAVKEEIARYNTFVENKLDEDFKKPIPDDAQTIDEPPFYGVRLWPKVHHCMGGVKTDLECRVVDMDLQVIPGLYAAGEAVGGIHGACRLGSCATADCLVNGRIAGQNAAKEQSA, from the coding sequence ATGGGGAACATCGCATCGAACGCAGCAGGAGTATCGCGTCGCTCGTTCATCACGGGAGCGGCGGCGGCCGGCGTGCTGGCAACGTTGGGCTTGGCGGGATGCGCGCCGCAGGATAAGCAGACTGCATCGGCGGCCACAAGCGGCGCCGACACGAAATGGGATGAGGAGTGCGACGTCCTGGTCGTGGGCAGCGGGTACACGGGTCTGGCCGCGGCGCTTGAGGCGAAGAACGCCGGCGCGGACGTCAAGGTGATCGAGAAGACGGCGCGCGTCGGCGGCAACTCGGCGCTTGCGGCCGGCGACTTCGCCGTGTGCAACTCCAGCGTGCAGAAGCGCGAGGGCGTGCAGGATTCCGTCGAGCAGTACGTGGACGACATGATGGTGGCGGGCCTGTACCTCAACGACAAGGAAAAGTGCCGCGTGATCGCCGAGAAGTCCAACGAGACGTGGGAGTGGACCATCGAGATGGGCGCCACCTGGGCGAAAAACGACAACGACGAGTACTTCCTCTACCCGTACGGAGGCCACACCGTCATGCGCTCCATCGCGCAGGGCGACGGCGGCGGCGCGAACGTCACGGGCCCCTTCGCCGAGAAGCTGAAGGAATTGGGCGTCGAAGTCGAGACGAAGCGCATGCTCACCGAGCTGGTGAAGGACGCGAACGGCCGCGTGATCGGCGCTATCGTGCACGACAAGCCCAGCGGCAACGACGTGGAAAGCGGCACGCCCGTCGCCATCAAGGCGAACAAGGCCGTCGTGCTGACCACCGGCGGGTTCGGCCGCGACCTGGCGTTCCGCCAGGCACAGGATCCGCGTCTCGACGACTCCGTGGATTGCACGAACCAGGAAGGCGCCACCGCCGAAAGCCTGCGCGCTTCGGTGGCCGCCGGCGCGATGGCGGTGCACACCGACTGGATCCAGCTGCTGCCTTTCATGAGCCCGGACGAGCAGGGCTACGGCGTCGCCGCCTTCTACACCGACGGCCAAGCCAGCTATGCTCCCACGCTGGACGTGGCCACCGGCAAGCGCATCGTCAACGAACTGACCGACCGCAAGCGCTACGCCGATGCCATCCTCGAAACCGGTCAGCCGTGCGTGCAAATCACGTGCAAGAAGGCGCTGTACGACGGCGGTAGCGGATTGGAAGGCGCGCTGAAGGCCGGCATCACCACCGAGTTCTCGTCCATTGAAGAAGCGGCCGAGCACTACGGCATGCCCGTCGACGCCGTGAAGGAGGAGATCGCCCGCTACAACACGTTCGTGGAGAACAAGCTGGACGAGGACTTCAAGAAGCCCATCCCCGACGACGCCCAAACCATCGACGAGCCGCCGTTCTACGGCGTGCGCCTGTGGCCGAAGGTGCACCACTGCATGGGAGGCGTGAAAACCGACCTCGAGTGCCGCGTCGTCGACATGGACCTGCAGGTCATCCCCGGCCTGTATGCAGCGGGCGAAGCAGTGGGCGGCATCCACGGCGCGTGTCGTCTGGGCTCCTGCGCCACGGCCGACTGCCTGGTGAACGGCCGCATCGCCGGCCAAAACGCCGCCAAGGAGCAGAGCGCCTAG
- a CDS encoding ATP-binding protein, with amino-acid sequence MEAAETCTMRIEAALGNEPAVQRFLTEALETTECPPKARKELRLAVEELFVNVARYAYDPGSGDVEVSVSLASDGCGARVVLRDGGVPFDPFGHADPEAPRSVEETPIGGLGIMMVKRLMDAHSYRYVDGCNEVTIAKRW; translated from the coding sequence GTGGAGGCGGCGGAGACGTGCACCATGCGCATCGAGGCGGCGTTGGGCAACGAGCCTGCCGTGCAGCGGTTCCTGACGGAGGCTTTGGAAACGACGGAGTGCCCGCCCAAGGCGCGCAAGGAGCTGCGCTTGGCGGTGGAGGAGCTGTTCGTGAACGTGGCTCGCTATGCGTACGACCCCGGGTCGGGCGATGTGGAGGTGTCGGTGTCTCTCGCGTCCGACGGGTGCGGGGCGAGGGTGGTGCTGCGCGACGGCGGCGTGCCGTTCGACCCGTTCGGGCACGCCGACCCCGAGGCTCCCCGCTCGGTGGAGGAGACTCCCATCGGGGGTTTGGGCATCATGATGGTCAAGCGTCTGATGGACGCGCATTCGTACCGCTACGTCGACGGGTGCAACGAAGTGACGATCGCGAAGCGCTGGTAG
- a CDS encoding STAS domain-containing protein gives MDVNIAVDYFGGEAVLKLGGHLNTNTAADLEEALEPVFERTNKVVLDFADLEYLSSAGLRVLVATQKRVTAAEGALRIVNASDDIREVFDITGLIDVFDVE, from the coding sequence ATGGATGTGAACATCGCAGTAGACTATTTCGGAGGCGAGGCGGTTCTCAAGTTGGGAGGGCATCTGAACACCAATACGGCTGCCGATTTGGAGGAGGCTCTTGAGCCGGTGTTCGAGCGCACGAACAAGGTGGTGCTCGACTTCGCCGACCTGGAGTACCTGTCGTCGGCGGGTCTTCGCGTGTTGGTGGCCACGCAAAAGCGGGTCACAGCCGCGGAAGGAGCTCTGCGTATCGTGAACGCCAGCGACGACATTCGCGAGGTGTTCGACATCACGGGTCTTATCGACGTCTTCGACGTGGAGTAG